One Mycolicibacterium parafortuitum DNA segment encodes these proteins:
- a CDS encoding (2,3-dihydroxybenzoyl)adenylate synthase: protein MSTAFLPDRDKDLVRDLAVGFVPFPADRAEEYRRAGYWTGRRLDSILSEAAAARPDKPAIVDAQSSYTFAELDTLADRVAAGFADLGIAAGDRVLLQLPNSCQFAIAFFGLLRAGAVPVMCLPGHRTAELGHFAQISDAVALIVPDKAAGFDYREMAAQLVAGHPALRHVIVDGEAGPYVPWSSLVGFSGTLAEPEPVETSLPALLLVSGGTTGLPKLIARTHDDYVYTAVACAQACEMTDRDAYLVALPAGHNFPLGCPGMLGSMTVGATTVFTADPSPENAFALIDKHQITVTGLVNALAKLWAQACEWEPVLPTSLRFVQVGGSRMSPEDARFILERLTPGMSQIFGMAEGMLNFTRPGDPEDVVVHTQGRPMSPHDEMRVVDENGDEVLLGDEGELLVRGPYTLNGYYRDDEANARSFSPDGFYRSGDRVRIFADGPRAGYVEVVGRIKDVIHRGGETVSATDLEDHLHTHPAIYAAAAVALPDEYLGEKICAAVVFRGKPISLAELNAFLDERGASTHARPDVLAPLPSLPTTAVGKVDKKALVARLSSAQ from the coding sequence ATGAGCACGGCATTCCTGCCTGACCGCGACAAGGACTTGGTCCGTGACCTGGCGGTCGGTTTCGTTCCGTTTCCGGCGGACCGCGCCGAGGAGTACCGCCGCGCGGGCTACTGGACCGGGCGGCGGCTGGACTCGATCTTGTCCGAGGCCGCCGCGGCGAGGCCCGACAAGCCGGCGATCGTCGACGCGCAGAGCTCATACACATTCGCCGAGCTCGACACGCTCGCCGACCGGGTTGCCGCCGGATTTGCCGACCTCGGCATTGCGGCGGGAGACCGGGTGCTGTTGCAGCTGCCGAATTCGTGCCAGTTCGCGATCGCGTTCTTCGGCCTGCTACGCGCCGGCGCCGTGCCGGTGATGTGCCTACCCGGGCATCGCACCGCCGAGCTGGGGCACTTCGCCCAGATCAGCGACGCCGTCGCGCTGATCGTGCCGGACAAGGCGGCGGGGTTCGACTATCGGGAGATGGCCGCGCAGCTGGTCGCCGGGCATCCGGCGCTGCGCCATGTGATCGTCGACGGGGAGGCGGGCCCGTATGTCCCCTGGTCCTCGCTGGTCGGGTTCTCCGGCACCCTGGCCGAGCCGGAGCCGGTGGAGACGTCACTGCCCGCATTGCTACTGGTGTCCGGCGGCACCACCGGTCTTCCGAAGCTGATCGCCCGCACCCACGACGACTACGTCTACACCGCGGTGGCGTGTGCGCAGGCCTGCGAGATGACCGACCGCGACGCGTACCTCGTCGCGCTACCCGCCGGGCACAACTTCCCACTCGGCTGCCCCGGCATGCTCGGCTCGATGACCGTCGGCGCGACCACCGTGTTCACTGCCGACCCGAGCCCGGAGAACGCGTTCGCGCTGATCGACAAGCATCAGATCACCGTGACCGGCCTGGTCAACGCGCTGGCGAAGCTGTGGGCGCAGGCGTGCGAATGGGAGCCGGTGTTGCCCACGTCGTTGCGGTTCGTCCAGGTCGGCGGATCGCGGATGAGTCCCGAGGACGCACGGTTCATCCTGGAACGGTTGACGCCGGGGATGTCGCAGATCTTCGGGATGGCCGAGGGCATGCTGAACTTCACCCGGCCCGGCGACCCCGAGGACGTGGTGGTGCATACCCAGGGCCGGCCGATGTCGCCGCACGACGAGATGCGCGTCGTGGACGAGAACGGTGACGAGGTGCTGTTGGGCGACGAGGGTGAGCTGTTGGTGCGGGGCCCGTACACGCTCAACGGCTATTACCGCGACGACGAGGCGAACGCGCGGTCGTTCTCCCCCGATGGCTTCTACCGCAGCGGGGACCGGGTGCGGATCTTCGCCGACGGTCCGCGCGCGGGATACGTGGAGGTGGTCGGCCGGATCAAGGACGTGATCCACCGCGGCGGCGAGACGGTGTCGGCGACCGACCTCGAAGATCACCTGCACACCCACCCGGCGATCTATGCGGCCGCCGCGGTCGCGCTACCGGATGAGTACCTGGGTGAGAAGATCTGTGCCGCAGTGGTTTTCCGGGGTAAGCCGATCTCGCTGGCCGAGCTGAACGCGTTTCTGGATGAACGTGGCGCGTCCACGCATGCGCGGCCCGACGTGCTTGCGCCGCTTCCGTCGCTGCCGACGACCGCGGTGGGCAAGGTCGACAAGAAGGCGTTGGTCGCGCGGCTGAGCTCTGCCCAATAG
- a CDS encoding non-ribosomal peptide synthetase, which yields MTSTTTQSVRDEVAELLGVDPSELDPQADLIASGLDSIRMMSLSGRWRRQGIDVGFAALAANPTVAAWADLVAERTAPPAEHPAPADAAADGSTVPDTFPLAPIQHAMWIGRNDDQQLGGVAGHLYIELDGTGVDPERLQDAATKLAARHPMLRVEILPDGTQRITDRGLPVTVYDLRDHDEAAARDRLDEIRQAKSHQMLHGEVLEISLSLLAGGRTRLHVDMDMQASDAVSYRNFMSDLAEFYGGATLPELGYTYREYRAALERTVPESGTDDDRQWWAERIPELPEGPALPLVPRSEQADPRRGTRRVHIFDVATRDALFEAAHRRGVTPAMAVGASYAGTLARWSTSRRFLLNLPMFGREQFHPDVDKLVGDFTSSLMLDVDLTAADTPIARARVLQETLHTTANHSSYSGLSVLRDLTRHHGTPVLAPIVYTSALGLGDLFAGRVTEFFGKPVWTISQGPQVLLDAQATPIADGLMINWDTREDAFRPGVADAMFAHHIAELQRLATDDSAWDALDLPAVTTEQQAARDAVNSVVGAASGDALHDGFFRRAAEQPDAPAVFSSAGTLTYAELREQVLAVAAALDVAGVRRSDTVAVLGPKNFEQVIALLAISAIGAVYVPVGVDHPAERASRMLANAGAKMALVCGDEPPTTMAALTVAEAIRVGRRARDFEPPKVDSSELAYILFTSGSTGEPKGVEITHDAAMNTVEFINGHFGIGPADRCLALSTLECDLSVLDVFGMLRAGASIVVVDEAHRRDPDTWVRLIAEHAVTVLHFMPGWLEMLSAVDGDLSSVRVVPTGGDWVRPAMVRALRDRAPQMRFAGLGGATETATHNTICEVVGDIPDDWTSIPLGVPLPNNMCRVVGPDGRDCPDWVPGELWVGGRGVARGYCARPDLTAERFVEYDGIRWYRTGDLVRYRPGAVIEFVGRADHRIKISGYRVELGEVEAALRGLPGVDSAVAAVVAADGGRDVLAALVTAETADLDPRTLAEGLAKVVPPHMVPQTIVVADQVPYTVGGKIDRTAVAAALKDAGATTPVAYRAPATALETALCSIVGSVLDSERIGVDDDFFASGGDSVLATQVVARIRTWLDAPFVAVADIFAARTVSALAARLADRDSRLEEVAEVYLDVAQMDATEVAAARMEAAAS from the coding sequence TTGACGTCGACGACTACGCAGTCCGTTCGCGACGAAGTCGCCGAGCTGCTCGGCGTGGACCCCAGCGAGCTCGACCCGCAGGCGGATCTGATCGCCTCCGGGCTCGACTCCATCCGCATGATGTCGCTGTCCGGACGCTGGCGCAGGCAGGGTATCGACGTCGGGTTCGCCGCGCTGGCCGCAAACCCGACCGTGGCCGCGTGGGCCGACCTGGTCGCCGAACGCACCGCCCCGCCCGCCGAGCATCCGGCGCCGGCCGACGCCGCCGCCGACGGCAGCACCGTCCCGGACACCTTCCCGCTCGCGCCGATCCAGCACGCGATGTGGATCGGGCGCAACGACGACCAGCAGCTCGGCGGCGTCGCCGGGCACCTCTACATCGAGCTCGACGGCACAGGCGTGGACCCCGAACGCCTGCAGGACGCCGCGACCAAACTCGCCGCCCGCCACCCGATGCTCCGCGTCGAGATCCTGCCGGACGGAACCCAGCGCATCACCGACCGCGGACTGCCGGTCACCGTGTACGACCTGCGCGACCACGACGAGGCCGCCGCCCGCGATCGGCTCGACGAGATCCGCCAGGCCAAATCGCATCAGATGCTGCACGGCGAGGTCCTGGAGATCTCGCTGTCGCTGCTCGCCGGTGGCCGGACCCGACTGCACGTCGACATGGACATGCAGGCCTCCGACGCGGTCAGCTACCGCAACTTCATGTCCGACCTCGCCGAGTTCTACGGCGGCGCAACCCTTCCCGAGCTCGGATACACCTACCGCGAGTACCGTGCCGCTCTGGAGCGGACGGTGCCGGAGTCCGGGACCGATGACGACCGGCAGTGGTGGGCCGAACGGATCCCCGAATTGCCCGAAGGTCCGGCGCTGCCGCTGGTGCCCCGTTCGGAGCAGGCCGACCCGCGCCGCGGCACCCGGCGGGTGCACATCTTCGACGTCGCGACCCGCGACGCGCTCTTCGAAGCGGCCCACCGGCGGGGCGTCACCCCGGCGATGGCGGTCGGCGCCTCCTACGCCGGCACCCTCGCGCGGTGGTCGACGAGTCGCCGATTCCTGTTGAACCTGCCCATGTTCGGGCGCGAACAGTTCCACCCCGACGTCGACAAACTGGTCGGCGACTTCACCTCGTCGCTGATGCTCGACGTCGACCTGACCGCGGCCGACACCCCGATCGCGCGCGCCCGGGTGCTGCAGGAGACGTTGCACACCACCGCGAACCATTCGAGCTACTCGGGCCTGTCCGTGCTGCGCGACCTGACGCGCCACCACGGCACGCCGGTGTTGGCGCCGATCGTCTACACCAGCGCGCTCGGACTCGGAGATCTGTTCGCCGGCAGGGTGACCGAGTTCTTCGGCAAGCCGGTGTGGACGATCTCCCAGGGGCCCCAGGTGCTGCTCGACGCCCAGGCCACCCCGATCGCCGACGGGCTGATGATCAACTGGGACACCCGCGAGGATGCGTTCCGTCCCGGCGTCGCAGACGCGATGTTCGCTCACCACATCGCCGAGCTGCAACGGCTCGCCACCGACGACTCCGCCTGGGATGCGCTCGATCTGCCCGCCGTGACAACGGAGCAGCAGGCCGCCCGAGATGCCGTCAACAGCGTGGTGGGCGCGGCGAGCGGCGACGCGCTGCACGACGGATTCTTCCGGCGCGCCGCAGAGCAGCCCGACGCACCCGCGGTGTTCAGTAGCGCGGGCACCCTGACCTATGCCGAACTGCGGGAGCAGGTGCTGGCCGTCGCCGCGGCGCTCGACGTCGCCGGCGTCCGGCGCTCCGACACCGTTGCGGTACTAGGGCCCAAGAACTTCGAGCAGGTCATCGCACTGCTCGCGATCTCGGCGATCGGCGCGGTCTATGTCCCGGTCGGGGTGGACCATCCCGCCGAGCGCGCCTCGCGGATGCTGGCCAACGCCGGGGCGAAGATGGCGCTGGTGTGCGGGGATGAGCCGCCGACGACGATGGCCGCGCTGACCGTTGCGGAGGCGATCCGCGTCGGCCGCCGCGCCCGAGATTTCGAACCCCCGAAGGTCGACTCGTCCGAGCTTGCCTACATCCTGTTCACGTCCGGTTCCACCGGCGAGCCCAAGGGTGTCGAGATCACCCACGACGCCGCGATGAACACCGTCGAATTCATCAACGGACACTTCGGGATCGGGCCTGCGGATCGCTGTCTGGCGCTGTCGACGCTGGAATGCGATCTGTCGGTGCTCGACGTCTTCGGCATGCTGCGCGCCGGCGCCTCGATCGTCGTCGTCGACGAGGCGCACCGCCGCGATCCGGACACCTGGGTGCGGCTGATCGCGGAGCACGCCGTCACCGTCCTGCATTTCATGCCGGGCTGGCTGGAGATGCTCTCGGCCGTCGACGGCGACCTGTCCTCGGTGCGCGTGGTGCCGACCGGAGGGGACTGGGTGCGGCCCGCGATGGTGCGTGCGCTGCGTGACCGCGCACCGCAGATGCGGTTCGCCGGACTCGGCGGTGCGACCGAGACGGCCACCCACAACACGATCTGTGAGGTCGTCGGCGACATCCCCGACGACTGGACCTCGATACCGCTGGGCGTGCCGCTGCCGAACAACATGTGCCGGGTGGTCGGCCCCGACGGACGGGACTGCCCCGACTGGGTCCCCGGTGAACTGTGGGTCGGGGGACGCGGTGTGGCGCGCGGATATTGCGCGCGCCCGGATCTGACCGCCGAACGGTTCGTCGAGTACGACGGCATCAGGTGGTACCGGACCGGCGATCTGGTGCGGTACCGGCCCGGCGCGGTCATCGAGTTCGTCGGCCGTGCCGACCACCGTATCAAGATCAGTGGATACCGGGTCGAACTCGGTGAGGTCGAGGCCGCCCTGCGTGGCCTGCCCGGGGTGGATTCCGCTGTCGCCGCGGTGGTCGCGGCCGACGGCGGCCGAGACGTGCTGGCGGCGTTGGTCACCGCGGAGACCGCCGATCTGGACCCCCGCACACTTGCCGAAGGTCTCGCAAAAGTCGTTCCGCCGCACATGGTTCCGCAGACCATCGTGGTGGCCGACCAGGTGCCCTACACCGTCGGCGGCAAGATCGACCGGACCGCGGTCGCCGCTGCGCTCAAAGACGCGGGCGCGACGACCCCGGTGGCGTACCGCGCCCCGGCGACGGCGCTGGAGACCGCGCTGTGCTCGATCGTCGGTTCGGTGCTGGACAGCGAGCGGATCGGCGTCGACGACGACTTCTTCGCCAGCGGCGGCGATTCCGTGCTGGCGACCCAGGTCGTCGCCAGGATCCGCACCTGGCTGGACGCACCGTTCGTCGCTGTCGCCGACATCTTCGCGGCGCGCACCGTTTCCGCGTTGGCGGCCAGGTTGGCCGACCGGGACAGCCGCCTCGAAGAGGTCGCCGAGGTGTACCTCGACGTTGCGCAGATGGACGCCACCGAGGTGGCGGCCGCGCGGATGGAAGCCGCGGCATCGTGA
- a CDS encoding thioesterase II family protein — MVSAPLTAKPWIKRFPAVGQASSGPILVFPHAGGAAATYRGLATALSARGLDAYVMQYPQRAERLTHPASATVEELAQDLFDAADWSALGELQLFGHCLGAVVAFEFARIAEARGVEVRRLWVSASEAPSAVAASPRLPTEDREILAHMLDLGGTDARLLADEDFVELLLLAVRADYEAFNRYSAAPDVKIRADIHTLGAHSDHRIAPDMLNRWQAHTGGAFARDLFDGGHFYITELAGPVAELIHGR; from the coding sequence ATCGTGAGCGCTCCACTGACCGCGAAGCCGTGGATCAAACGGTTTCCCGCCGTCGGGCAGGCGAGTTCGGGTCCCATCCTGGTCTTCCCGCACGCCGGCGGTGCCGCCGCCACCTACCGCGGCCTGGCCACGGCGTTGTCCGCCCGTGGTCTCGACGCGTACGTGATGCAGTACCCGCAGCGCGCCGAACGTCTCACCCACCCGGCGTCGGCCACGGTCGAGGAACTGGCGCAGGACCTGTTCGACGCCGCGGACTGGTCGGCGCTCGGCGAGCTGCAACTGTTCGGCCACTGCCTGGGCGCGGTGGTGGCGTTCGAGTTCGCCAGGATCGCCGAAGCCCGCGGCGTCGAGGTGCGTCGGCTGTGGGTGTCGGCCAGTGAGGCGCCGTCCGCGGTGGCCGCGTCGCCCCGGCTGCCGACCGAGGACCGCGAAATCCTCGCGCACATGCTCGATCTCGGCGGCACCGATGCCCGGCTGCTGGCCGACGAGGATTTCGTCGAGCTGCTGTTGCTGGCCGTGCGCGCCGACTACGAGGCCTTCAACCGCTACTCGGCCGCCCCGGACGTGAAGATCCGCGCCGACATCCACACCCTCGGCGCCCACAGCGATCACCGCATCGCGCCGGACATGCTGAACCGGTGGCAAGCGCATACCGGCGGCGCGTTCGCGCGGGACCTGTTCGACGGCGGCCACTTCTATATCACCGAACTCGCCGGGCCCGTGGCAGAGCTGATTCATGGCCGTTAG
- a CDS encoding polyketide synthase — protein MAVSADDPVVIVGMALEAPGGIDTADDYWAMLAEEREVLGPFPTDRGWRVRELLDGSRREGFKRIHDLGGFLTGAAAFDPEFFGISPREAVAIDPQQRVALRVGWRALENAGINPDTLAGEDVGCYVGASYLGYGGDLAEYSAYSGHLLTGTTLGAISGRIAYVLGLGGPALTIDASCTGGLAALHVAVTAVRSGDCDIALTGGVCVLGSPGYFVEFSKQHALSDDGHCRPYSAQASGTVWAEGAAMFVLARRSVADRNGYPVLAEVLASGVNSDGRTKGMTAPSGDAQARLFRRVLDASGAQPEEIGMIEGHGTGTRLGDRTELHSLAATYGATRPGHGGVLGSVKSNIGHAQSAAGPLGLAKILVAAEHRAIPKSLHTDEPSREIDWDAQGLRLATKLTDWPEIEGRRLAAVSAFGMSGANAHAIVAIPAGGAS, from the coding sequence ATGGCCGTTAGCGCTGACGACCCGGTCGTCATCGTGGGCATGGCCCTGGAGGCGCCCGGGGGAATCGACACCGCAGACGACTACTGGGCGATGCTCGCCGAGGAACGCGAGGTGCTCGGCCCGTTCCCGACCGACCGGGGCTGGCGGGTGCGGGAGTTGCTCGACGGCTCACGCCGCGAAGGCTTCAAACGCATCCACGACCTGGGTGGATTTCTCACCGGCGCAGCCGCATTCGACCCCGAGTTCTTCGGGATCTCACCGCGGGAAGCCGTCGCGATCGACCCGCAGCAGCGGGTCGCGCTGCGGGTGGGCTGGCGGGCACTGGAGAACGCGGGCATCAACCCCGACACCTTGGCCGGAGAAGACGTCGGATGCTACGTCGGGGCCTCGTACCTCGGGTACGGCGGTGATCTCGCCGAATACTCGGCCTACAGCGGGCATCTGCTCACCGGCACCACGCTCGGCGCGATCTCCGGACGCATCGCCTACGTGCTGGGGCTCGGCGGACCCGCGCTGACGATCGACGCGTCCTGCACCGGTGGGCTGGCCGCGCTGCACGTCGCGGTCACCGCGGTGCGCAGCGGCGACTGCGACATCGCGCTGACCGGCGGGGTCTGCGTGCTCGGCTCGCCCGGCTACTTCGTCGAATTCTCCAAGCAGCACGCACTGTCCGACGACGGACACTGCCGCCCGTACAGCGCGCAGGCCAGCGGCACGGTGTGGGCCGAGGGGGCGGCGATGTTCGTGCTGGCCCGCCGCTCGGTGGCCGACCGCAACGGATACCCGGTACTGGCCGAGGTGCTGGCCAGCGGCGTGAACTCCGACGGCCGCACCAAGGGCATGACCGCGCCGAGCGGCGACGCCCAGGCCCGGTTGTTCCGGCGCGTGCTTGACGCATCCGGCGCGCAACCCGAAGAGATCGGCATGATCGAGGGCCACGGCACCGGCACCCGGCTCGGCGATCGCACCGAACTGCATTCGCTGGCAGCGACCTACGGCGCGACCCGGCCCGGACACGGCGGTGTGCTCGGCTCCGTCAAATCGAACATCGGACACGCGCAGTCCGCCGCCGGGCCGCTCGGGCTGGCCAAGATCCTGGTCGCCGCCGAACACCGCGCGATCCCGAAAAGCCTGCATACCGACGAACCGAGCCGCGAGATCGACTGGGACGCCCAAGGACTGCGGCTGGCCACCAAGCTGACCGATTGGCCCGAGATCGAGGGACGGCGGCTGGCCGCGGTGTCGGCCTTCGGGATGAGCGGCGCCAATGCGCACGCGATCGTCGCCATCCCAGCCGGAGGGGCGTCGTGA
- the mbtD gene encoding mycobactin polyketide synthase MbtD translates to MLPDARIPVLLNAHADALIAEDARRILGYLDRKPTLEAVAATLLRLRRRQRHRAVVRAADLRELGEGLAALARGADHPLITHATLAEKGRRAFVFPGQGNQWPSMGAEAYRTLNAYRTAADECAAVFEAAGQRSPLDYLTAAPGAEGWSQIDAQAAQFTHAVALSAVWRSCGIEPDLTVGHSLGEVAAACVAGMLTLADAAAVVIARAAVLENLSQGYGMVVLGVAPADAQLLIDETGGWLELSVVNAASSVAVSGESAAVEKLKDTATERGIFARTVTMAFPAHTSLLDGLRTDLLGRLPNASFRDGGIPFIGSATGTAVPPDSDFADYWFANLRNTVRFDHAAAAAVGAGADIFIEMSAHPALLFALGQSAGDAVTVGSGRRDAPIADALAAGIATVAAADPAFAWDDTVDTSTPPLRGFPHTPMRATHLWALPQPLPPAPALTLATEAWEPRDTAPATLALRRTAVLELPGPRSGLGDLLRDAVDRHLGVQAAPVEEADLVLAVAPALHDPDATRSAHALADLIGAGLLGYGDTVGSDCRDLWLVTVAGEQVHHDETPLPGQAALAAVHRSLGFEHPDVNFRHLDLPSSTPDAATVLDAVCTDGDELAVRETDDGPTVFARGEREPVTVPELWLTDPGVLDDVVITGGNGTVGRHYAKVLARHGARRITVLSRSQGCDITDPGQVAAAAAELGGEGATLVIHAAATARFADRNELTAQDFTDACAAKISGITHIVEHWPLRPGARIVLCSSVSGLWGGRGHAAYAAANRMLDALAAQLRADGFLCSAARFGLFGTGIVDEAAVDRIGRAGLVPMDADDAIEASLREYGGDAVIYSADRARLQVFRDVPAAESAGGAAGAEDRTALVVSELASVLGVQPDTIDLTAALLDMGVDSLLALDLRKRLRRGTGRSVPLAAMLGGITGTELVAALDEHPRKNEIPA, encoded by the coding sequence ATGCTGCCCGATGCCCGGATCCCGGTGCTGCTCAACGCTCATGCCGACGCCCTGATCGCCGAGGACGCGCGCCGAATCCTCGGCTACCTCGACCGGAAGCCGACGCTGGAGGCCGTCGCGGCCACCCTGCTGCGGCTGCGCAGGCGCCAGCGCCACCGCGCGGTCGTGCGCGCGGCCGATCTGCGCGAACTCGGTGAGGGACTGGCCGCACTTGCCCGCGGCGCCGATCATCCATTGATCACACACGCCACGCTCGCCGAGAAGGGCCGCCGCGCATTCGTGTTCCCGGGCCAGGGCAATCAATGGCCGTCGATGGGCGCCGAGGCCTACCGCACGCTGAATGCGTACCGGACCGCGGCCGACGAGTGCGCCGCGGTCTTCGAAGCCGCGGGGCAGCGGTCCCCGCTGGACTACCTGACCGCCGCACCGGGAGCCGAGGGCTGGTCGCAGATCGACGCCCAGGCAGCGCAGTTCACCCACGCCGTTGCGCTGTCGGCGGTCTGGCGGTCCTGCGGGATCGAACCGGATCTGACCGTCGGGCACAGCCTCGGCGAAGTCGCCGCCGCCTGTGTGGCGGGGATGCTCACGTTGGCCGATGCCGCGGCGGTGGTGATCGCGCGCGCCGCCGTGCTGGAGAACCTGTCTCAGGGTTACGGCATGGTCGTCCTCGGCGTCGCGCCCGCCGACGCGCAACTGTTGATCGACGAAACCGGTGGCTGGTTGGAACTCTCGGTGGTCAACGCCGCATCCTCGGTGGCGGTGTCGGGGGAGAGCGCGGCGGTCGAGAAGCTGAAGGACACCGCCACCGAGCGCGGCATCTTCGCCCGCACGGTCACCATGGCCTTCCCCGCGCACACCAGCCTGCTCGACGGGCTGCGCACCGATCTGCTCGGCCGACTGCCGAACGCGTCCTTCCGCGACGGCGGCATCCCGTTCATCGGTTCGGCGACCGGAACCGCGGTACCGCCCGACTCCGACTTCGCCGACTACTGGTTCGCCAACCTGCGCAACACCGTTCGCTTCGACCACGCGGCGGCAGCGGCCGTCGGCGCGGGTGCCGACATCTTCATCGAGATGTCGGCGCATCCGGCGCTACTGTTCGCACTCGGGCAGAGCGCAGGTGACGCGGTCACCGTCGGGTCCGGCCGCCGCGATGCGCCGATCGCCGACGCGCTGGCGGCCGGCATCGCGACCGTCGCGGCCGCCGACCCGGCCTTTGCCTGGGATGACACCGTCGACACGAGCACCCCGCCGCTGCGCGGGTTCCCGCACACGCCGATGCGCGCCACCCACCTTTGGGCGCTGCCCCAGCCGCTTCCGCCGGCCCCGGCGCTGACCCTGGCCACCGAGGCGTGGGAGCCGCGCGACACCGCGCCGGCCACCCTGGCGCTGCGCCGCACCGCCGTGCTCGAACTGCCCGGGCCCCGCAGCGGTCTGGGAGATCTTCTGCGCGACGCCGTCGACCGGCATCTCGGCGTTCAGGCAGCCCCCGTCGAAGAAGCCGACCTCGTCCTCGCCGTCGCCCCGGCCCTGCACGACCCCGACGCCACCCGGTCCGCCCATGCCCTTGCGGACCTGATCGGTGCCGGACTGCTCGGCTACGGCGACACCGTCGGATCCGACTGCCGCGACCTCTGGCTGGTCACCGTCGCCGGTGAACAGGTCCACCACGACGAGACACCGCTGCCCGGGCAGGCCGCACTGGCCGCCGTGCACCGCAGCCTCGGGTTCGAACACCCCGACGTGAACTTCCGGCATCTGGACCTCCCGTCGTCGACCCCGGACGCCGCGACCGTGCTGGATGCGGTGTGCACCGACGGAGACGAGCTCGCGGTGCGTGAAACCGACGACGGCCCAACCGTGTTCGCACGGGGCGAGCGCGAACCCGTGACGGTCCCGGAGCTGTGGCTCACCGACCCCGGGGTGCTCGACGACGTCGTCATCACCGGCGGCAACGGCACAGTCGGGCGGCACTACGCGAAGGTTCTGGCCCGCCACGGCGCCCGCCGGATCACGGTGCTGAGCCGCAGCCAGGGCTGCGACATCACCGATCCAGGGCAGGTGGCCGCCGCCGCGGCCGAACTCGGCGGCGAGGGAGCCACACTGGTGATCCACGCCGCGGCGACCGCGCGGTTCGCCGACCGCAATGAGCTCACCGCACAGGACTTCACCGACGCCTGCGCTGCCAAGATCTCCGGGATCACCCACATCGTCGAACACTGGCCGCTGCGCCCCGGCGCCCGGATCGTGTTGTGCAGCTCGGTGTCCGGGTTGTGGGGCGGACGCGGCCACGCCGCCTACGCGGCGGCCAACCGGATGCTCGACGCGCTGGCCGCGCAACTGCGTGCCGACGGATTCCTCTGCAGTGCAGCACGGTTCGGGCTATTCGGCACCGGGATCGTCGACGAGGCGGCGGTGGACCGCATCGGCCGGGCCGGTCTCGTGCCGATGGACGCCGACGACGCGATCGAGGCCAGCCTGCGCGAGTACGGCGGCGACGCGGTGATCTACAGCGCCGACCGGGCACGGCTTCAGGTGTTCCGCGATGTGCCCGCCGCCGAGTCGGCGGGCGGCGCTGCCGGTGCCGAAGACCGCACCGCGCTGGTGGTTTCCGAACTCGCCTCGGTACTCGGTGTGCAACCCGACACCATCGACCTGACAGCGGCACTGCTCGACATGGGTGTCGACTCTCTGCTGGCCCTGGACCTGCGCAAGAGACTGCGCCGAGGTACCGGAAGATCGGTACCCCTGGCCGCCATGCTCGGCGGTATCACCGGCACCGAACTGGTCGCCGCCCTCGATGAACACCCACGGAAGAATGAGATTCCCGCGTGA